Proteins encoded within one genomic window of Empedobacter falsenii:
- the rplU gene encoding 50S ribosomal protein L21 — translation MYAIVEIAGLQYKVEKDQQLFVNRLAGEAGDEVKFDRVLLTDNGTITVGAPVIDGVTVVAKIVEHVKGDKVIVFKKKRRKGYQKSNGHRQQFTKIEVASIG, via the coding sequence ATGTACGCAATTGTAGAGATAGCAGGGCTTCAATACAAAGTTGAAAAAGACCAACAATTGTTTGTAAACCGTTTAGCTGGTGAAGCAGGTGACGAAGTAAAATTCGACCGTGTTTTATTAACAGATAACGGAACAATCACTGTCGGCGCCCCAGTTATAGACGGAGTTACCGTAGTAGCTAAAATCGTTGAACACGTGAAAGGAGACAAAGTAATCGTTTTCAAAAAGAAAAGAAGAAAAGGTTACCAAAAGTCTAACGGTCATCGTCAACAATTCACTAAAATTGAAGTAGCTTCAATCGGTTAA
- the rpmA gene encoding 50S ribosomal protein L27: protein MAHKKGVGSSKNGRESHSKRLGVKIFGGQAAIAGNIIVRQRGTQHHPGDNVGIGKDHTLFALIDGKVVFTKKRNDRSYVSVEPLS from the coding sequence ATGGCACATAAGAAAGGGGTCGGAAGTTCGAAAAATGGTCGTGAATCACATTCGAAACGTTTAGGTGTTAAAATTTTTGGTGGACAAGCAGCAATCGCTGGTAACATTATTGTTCGTCAAAGAGGTACTCAACATCATCCTGGTGATAATGTAGGAATCGGTAAAGATCACACATTATTCGCTTTAATTGACGGAAAAGTAGTTTTCACTAAAAAACGTAACGATAGATCTTACGTTTCAGTTGAACCATTATCTTAA